Within the Thiovulum sp. ES genome, the region ACAATAACAGTAACAGTAATAAAATTTATCGCTTTATTACTCATATAAACTCTTTGGTTATCTCGTAAATATTTTCCAGAAAGAAGTTTTAAACCAAAAGAGATCGCAATAATTATCGCAAGTGTAATAACAATATCAAAAAGTGATTTTGTCTGATTTATAACTTCTCGCTCAATTTCAAGATTGACCTCATCGATTCTCTGTTTTAAAATCTCATTTGTTCGTTCTAATTCTTTCAGAGTTGTTTTAAAGACCTCTCTTTTCTGAAGTGTTTGAGCGAAGTCATCATTTAAAATTCCAATTAGGTTCTCTTTCTCTTTTAAAATTTCAGTTTTCTCTTCCAGATTTTGATAGATTTTTTTCACATCTTCAACTCTTTTTTTAAACTCGTTTTGATGTTGTAAATTCTGTTTTATATGAGAGAGTGAAGTAAAAATATGAAATGGATTTGAAATAGTTTGAGCTGTTTCCAATCTTGGCGGATAGAGTAGTTTTCCAAAAGGTGTCTCAATTTCACCAAAAAGCAGAAGCTGTTTCTTTAAACTATCTTTTTTATTTAGGAGAGTAGAACTTTTGTCTCCACTCTCAATCTGTTTTAAAATTTTTTGATATTCGTTTTTAATCTCTACATATAAACTAAAGTTTGCATAACTTTTTAGCCAAATATTTTCAGACTGCAAAAAGTGGTCTATTTGCTTTTCACTATTTTCTAATTCATATAATTTTTCTTGCTGAGTCTCATTTAGATCAACTCCAAAAAGTTGAAAAAAGAGTAGAGAAATTAAAAACAAAATCCTCATTTTAAAACCTATTTTCAGTGTATTCTATCGGAATGTTTTTGAAATTTGTCGGAAAAGAATCCGACAAAAAAGAAGTTTATTTACCTGTAATCTCTTTAATATCAGCAATTTTTAAGAATTGAGAATTGATATATTGTAAAAGTGCTTTTCGATTGTTTCTTACATCTATATCTTCCGCATTTACCATAACAGAATCGAAGAATTCATCTAGTTCGTGTTTAAGTGAGAAGAGATTTTTCATCTTTGCTTTGTAATCTCCACCTCTTTTTACGACAAGTTTTGCATGTTGATAAAGTTTCTTTTCTGCTTCATGTTCAAAAAACTCTTCAACAACTGTTCCAAAGTCTTCAGTTTCATCTTTTAAGATATTTGCAACTCGTTTAAAAGTTGAAAGATTCTCATCGAAATTTTCACCTTTTACAATTTCAGCAACAGCTTTAACTTTTTTATCAATTTCAAGAATCTCATCTTCAACTTTTAAGACAGATTTAATAATTGATGGATTTATCTCTTTGTAGTGTTGATAAATTCTCTCAAAGAAGAATTCTCTCATTGTCTCAAGCCGAATTCCTTTGTAGTTTTGGAAAACTTTTTTATTGTAAAACTCTGTAATATCAAACTTGAAGTTATATTCGAGAGAGATTCTAATAATCCCATTTACAGTTCGTCGGAGTCCAAATGGGTCTCGGCTTCCAGTTGGATTTTCACCAATTGAGAAAAGTCCAAGAAGAGTATCAACTTTATTTACAAAAGAGACAAAAGCGGAAAATTCTGAACTTGGGAGATCACCGCCATCACTATTTGGTAAATATTGCTCACGAATTGCACGAATCACCTCATCGCTCTCATTCTGCTTTTCGGCATAATAAGCACCCATAATTCCCTGTAACTCTGTAAATTCATAAACCATTTCGGAGAGTAAATCTGCTTTTGAAAGATTTATCGCTTTTTCGATGAGGTCAAAATCTTCAAACTTATACTCTTCATTCAGAATATTTGCAATCCGAATTTCTCGACGAATTTTATCCGCAAGGCTACCAAGTCCATCAACATATGTGATCTTTTTCAATCCCGCAGTTTGAAGACCGTTTTTTAAATCGTTTTTGTAAAAAAAGAGTGCATCTGAAAGTCTAGCTTTTAAAACTCTCTCATTTCCAGCAATAATTCCCGCAAAAGAATCTGCAAGTGCATTTGAGACAACAATAAAATGATTTGTCAATTTTCCATCTTTATAAACTGGAAAATATCTTTGATGTTCTCTCATTGAAGTGATAATTACTTCATCAGGCAACTCCAAAAATTCGCTGTCAAATTTTCCAAAAAGCGAAGTCGGCTCTTCAGTAATTGCAACAACCTCTTTCAGCAAATCCTCATCAACTTCAATCGAAACATTTTCAACTTTTTCAATTCTTTTAAACTGCTCAAGAATTGTCAATTCTCGCTCTTTTTGTTTCACCATAATTCCATATTTTGGCAAATTGCAAAAATAGTCTCCAGTGTGTTCAATTGGAATAATTGGTTCTGCTGAATTTCGGTGTCCAAAAGTTTTCATTTCACTTTTAATTCCAAAAACTTCTGTCTCAATATTATCTTTGCCAAAAATAGTTAGAAGTGAATGAACTGGACGGATAAAGTTGTATTCGCCATTTCCCCACCTCATCGACTTTCCAAAATTGAGAGATTTCATAAATCGGTCTAACATCTGCTGTAAAAGTTCAGAGATGTTTTTTCCCTCTTCTAATTTTTTATAATATAAAACCTCTTTTCCGCCTTTTTCAACTTTTTCAATTTTAGAAGCATCAACTCCGCATTTTTTTACAAAACCATGAAATGCTTTTGTTGGTACTCCATCTTTAAAAGCGATTGCAGTTGGAGCACCAAAAAAT harbors:
- a CDS encoding small-conductance mechanosensitive channel (PFAM: Mechanosensitive ion channel), translating into MRILFLISLLFFQLFGVDLNETQQEKLYELENSEKQIDHFLQSENIWLKSYANFSLYVEIKNEYQKILKQIESGDKSSTLLNKKDSLKKQLLLFGEIETPFGKLLYPPRLETAQTISNPFHIFTSLSHIKQNLQHQNEFKKRVEDVKKIYQNLEEKTEILKEKENLIGILNDDFAQTLQKREVFKTTLKELERTNEILKQRIDEVNLEIEREVINQTKSLFDIVITLAIIIAISFGLKLLSGKYLRDNQRVYMSNKAINFITVTVIVFILSFIYIENIDYLITILGFASAGLAIAMKDGFMSMFAWFIITFGGSIKAGDRIKVTIGGTEYVGDILDISLLRITLHEDVTLTSYNVNRRAGRIIFVPNNYIFTNFLVNYSHYTLRTVWDGIDIVITFDSNHKKALHLVKEIAKNYSAGYTDMTRKQLNNLRDRYNLRNSNVEPRIFSFIGDYGMKISVWYLTNAYATLALRSNISSKIIETFNAEKDIKIAYPTQAINLNSENSF
- a CDS encoding glycyl-tRNA synthetase, tetrameric type, beta subunit (PFAM: Glycyl-tRNA synthetase beta subunit~TIGRFAM: glycyl-tRNA synthetase, tetrameric type, beta subunit) — translated: MKRENFLIEIGVEEFPAEPLLRELPNIETKWKKELENNSFPADFQLFFTPRRLVLWHRDFPEKQEDREVEFFGAPTAIAFKDGVPTKAFHGFVKKCGVDASKIEKVEKGGKEVLYYKKLEEGKNISELLQQMLDRFMKSLNFGKSMRWGNGEYNFIRPVHSLLTIFGKDNIETEVFGIKSEMKTFGHRNSAEPIIPIEHTGDYFCNLPKYGIMVKQKERELTILEQFKRIEKVENVSIEVDEDLLKEVVAITEEPTSLFGKFDSEFLELPDEVIITSMREHQRYFPVYKDGKLTNHFIVVSNALADSFAGIIAGNERVLKARLSDALFFYKNDLKNGLQTAGLKKITYVDGLGSLADKIRREIRIANILNEEYKFEDFDLIEKAINLSKADLLSEMVYEFTELQGIMGAYYAEKQNESDEVIRAIREQYLPNSDGGDLPSSEFSAFVSFVNKVDTLLGLFSIGENPTGSRDPFGLRRTVNGIIRISLEYNFKFDITEFYNKKVFQNYKGIRLETMREFFFERIYQHYKEINPSIIKSVLKVEDEILEIDKKVKAVAEIVKGENFDENLSTFKRVANILKDETEDFGTVVEEFFEHEAEKKLYQHAKLVVKRGGDYKAKMKNLFSLKHELDEFFDSVMVNAEDIDVRNNRKALLQYINSQFLKIADIKEITGK